Genomic segment of Salvia splendens isolate huo1 chromosome 12, SspV2, whole genome shotgun sequence:
ttttaagcgcaatctgcaaacattcttttgctctcttttgatcacctcggatgactgctatccctcctttagtggggatcttgattgtgaggtgataagtagagcaaatggcccgaactgtgttgagccagtctcttcccagtataatgttatacggggatcgagcttttaccacaaaaaactcgatcaccgtactggagctagtaggcgctcttcctaccgtaatcggaaggctgataataccttcagggcgggtgtcctcctgggcgaaacttttcagaggaagtggggccggactgagccgagctggatccacttccagtttatcaaaacattctttaaaaagaatgctaaccgacgctcctgtatccacaaacactctgtggatcagtttgtttgccactccagcttgaatgacaatagcgtcttgatgaggagaaatggccgggacgggatctgcatctgaaaatgtaattacttcctccttcttcagccttttatgtgttggctcctctcgattgaagcctctgcgctctgattttagagacgatttagtcttcccggctgggagagcgtcaatagtctggattactccatcatattgcggctcgtcatcgtcttcgggatcctgttgccttttaggaccctgaggagcgcagttcgcacttctctgtttcttattctttttcggcggcttgctttggtatttttttaacgtccctgctttcacaaaaacatcaatatctgctgccaaatttcggcactcctcggtatcgtgaccgtggtcttgatggaaggagcaatatttatcctgacttcggcgcgtggccgatttcgtcatcggctttggtttttcgaacatatcagaatgcagttcgaaaatttccgctctcgacttgttcaatggtacgaactgagcgggtggtttctcaggattgagacgtggtcccaatctgtcttgtaccggtgccctttgaattctttcaaaaggagttcggcgaggatgtccctgatcgctatgatcgggcttcctcttgtctcctctggaagagctgtctaaagaccgttttcgacggtctgcctcatcagcacgagaaaactggtccgcaatgtcccacatctcttgagctgtttgcggactgcattcaacgagctttctgtagagagctcctggcagaattccattttggaatgccgaaatgacaagtagatcattgagatcatctacttgtaggcattccttgtggaatcttgtcatgaagtcgctaatcttttcatcgcgaccttgacgtatagaaagcagctgagccgaagtgattcgggtttcagctttctggaagaacctcctatgaaaagcatccattagatctctgtaagatctaatgctgccttgagggaggctatcaaaccgccttcttgcgttcccgatgagcagctcgggaaacagcttacacatatgaacctcattgagaccttggttcgccatattatactgatagcgtcccaggaaatcatgaggatccactaacccgtcataagtcactgacggagttcggtaattctggggcaacggagttctggtgatatcatccgaaaatggagtcttcagcgctccatacatagcgaatccgacatctctacggtatggtggagatggagttctcctgtgatttcggtaacaaggaggagaaggaacatatcggtggtgaggattctttctcctggaagatacgacactactgcggtagtgactttcatgtctggagggggagggagaatccgtcgttttcttctccggcttctggctcttttgcatgaatgttaagaactcatcctgcttctcagccaagaacaacttgacagcctcattcaaatcgagctgctggggaggctcggtgcgatgactttttgagtggtttgttctttcaccgtgagaactggaggcagatttctcccgaggctgttttccagacctacgggctggactagcttcctcacgttcatcacggacggaagtatgggtattatgtgatctggtacgcattttttggtggaagaggatcaaaaactcgcttttatcacagttttggttttctgttttCCCACAgtcggcgccagtgatgatttagcgaatttttgatgggaataaatgcaagtaataaatgaagatcacaacactgagaattacgtggttcgatttactgaggtaaatctacgtccacgggaagaatagagggcaaatttgtattgcttgatctagcttacagattacaatactgatttgctatatgagattcaggatctagagaacttaaaactggtctatctgatctaagttctatttatacattcgaactaagatcgtggtttgcagccctggtagtggggttgataactgcttaataccactaaatagatcgtgggtgtaatggaggtcgtggagatcctgcatgggtccactatctccttgttcggtcgaatactgagaccgaactgctgaactttgccgatcagcttttgccgatctgagagttgagatcgattggtcggcttttaccgagctataggctgtgaccgaactctttggttgtgccgaactgatactctttcttgggttttgggctgatgggccgtcactgctatttggctcgcaattattgtttagttgtttagttcgtatcccatcatgAACAAACAATAATCAATAAATTCAAAGCCCAGATATCCTCAGGCACATGGAAAGGCAGCAATCCAATTCAAAGCCAAGGTCGGATTTTTGTATTTtaacaataattataatattagtactaataaattatATCGTTGTCGACGGAGTGGTGTCCATCGCAGTGAACCTCTTATCGCTTAATCACATACTTGACACACTCAATCTTGGAATTTTATTTGATAGAAGACGTTAGAAAGGGgtgggatcctctgctgtgcttTTCAgcacagcagcccctgctgcccctcacaataaattaaaataatatatatatttttaatttaatttatttttatttaattaattattttatttgttgggAGGggcagcaggggctgctgtgcTGAAaagcacagcagaggatccccaCCCCGTTAGAAAAGAACatgcacttttttttaataagtaGCACCTATAAAATCTATTAACCTCTCTATGAATATGCAGTCTCATACATGCATACTCTCGGAATccctttcttttatatttttggtGTGTTTCAATATCAATATCTCTTTCTTTTATAGTATTTGGTGTGTTTCAATTCATTCTTACTCTTTAGAAGTATGAGCGGCCATTATTTTCCTATACACTTCCAATCACTAACTACTTTTACCGATGAGCTAAGTggttaataaaatattttcaattaaaCATTAACACTAGATCGTGTCATTTATCAATAGACCTCgtattataaatttatcataCATTTTCGAGTGAACTGCACAAAAGGGCCCTAACTTTTCGCCCTGTAACAGCAGAGgcccctaacatttaaaaatcacatcataggtatctaacaaaatatataatcacaaacctTGTGTATTTTGCCATTTTCCGAACGAAAATGCCCACATGGGCAGAAGGGCAGTTTAGACTATTTACCTACTAAACCTGCACCCTATGCTGCACATAGTCTGCATGTGTAAGAGTTGTATTGTCAAACagaataataatcatatttccattctcctattttctttcatctttcccTCCCTCTCCAAATGATTTCATTCGTAGTCAAACAGAATAGACACTTCgtttctttcatctttcattTTCGTCGGCTTTCATATTTTCCTCTCTAAACATAATAGGCGAGGCATCTGTTGGGCATCTGGAATTTAGGGGATTTCATTTGTTCGGCATCTGGAATTTAGGGGATTTCATCTGGATTTCGCTAAATTTAGGGTATCCACAAGGGTTTAGGCGATTTCATCtggaattttattttgcaattgttggttgattttttttgttgtagggTTACTGTCGGGCATCTGGAATTTAATTTAATGGTTGTAGGGTTAAAGTCGGGGCATCTGGAaaattttgcaattcttggttgAAGTTTACAGTTGGGCATCTGGAATTATGATTTTAGATTTTGTGCTATGTGCTATGTGCTATCTTTCGGCAAAATTGCATTGCTGATTTGAATTTTGTATTGTCGAATTGAATTCAGGTCGtgttgcaatgtcttcttcttcttcttctcaatctttcggttcaagcttcaattggaaTTGGCCTCGTCCCGAAAATGTGAATTGTAATCACGATCTTGAGGCTGAGCTTGTGATATCTAGGACGGCTGCTAACCCGGGTAGACGTTACTATCGCTGCCCAATATGGAAGGTTAAAATCATGTATGTTGTTCGtttttccattaattttgtTGGCAGAAAGATTAATGAGAAAGTATTATGCAGGAAGATGATTGCAAGTTTTTTTGATGGGTTGATGCGAGTCTATCCCCAAGCCAAGACAGTTACGTTCAGAGAGTGAAACTTGAGCGAGACCAATTCGAATCTGAACTTCGAGCCAAATCGCTACATGAAGGTGTTCTGCAAGAGAAATTGCGCATGAAAACTGTGGAGTTTGAAGCCTTGAAGTTACAACTGGGCATGAAAACAGAGTGTGACGCATTGGCGCTAACAATTGGTAAAGCGGCAACAACTCTCCGACAGTTAAAAATTATAATCTTGTTCCTATGTATTGTAATTTTTCTACTGTTATAACAAAGCTATGTCGTGTTCACTCCTTTCTTCGTTATCTTCTGATGTTGATTGATTATGCTTTGTTTTCATCTATGCCTGAAATCACGAATGAGGTTACtcaactatgactgaaatcacaaactatgtacacaaatgaatacaaaccGACGATGTACTCTATCAAATGCCTAATGTTGATTGATTACGTTTTGTTTTCACAAATTGAAGTTACtcaactatgactgaaatcacaaaccatgtaTACAAATGAATACAAACCATCGAAGTACTCTATCAAATGCCTGATGTTGATTGATTACGTTTTGTTTTCATCTATGCCtgaaatcacgaatgaagttacttaactatgactgaaatcacaaaccatgtacacaaatgaatacaaaccGACGAAGTACTTTATCAAATGTCACCAAAATATGTCATGATATCATTTCCACCAAAATACTCGAGTAATTTGTTACAAACTAGTCtgtaacatacataacatacaTATCATCACTGCCACCAAAATATAACAACTCGTCATTAACATACACATCATATCAACACTGCCACAAACTATTGTTTACACATCCCCAACAAACAAAAAGTTTTTAGAGTAAGTAAGGTTCGTCAATCTAGATCACCACGGCGGCCACATCTCTGAGGTTGAGTCCTGGTCCGAGTGCATGGtcccggttccggaacattAGGCTGCAACAATTAATAGTATAGTGAGTATATACGAGAAAGCACTGTGTACAAGTAGAGAATATAGttgcagatgcttattgcataGTACCTCTTGGCGTCGGCGATTGTTTGACGATTCAGGCAAAGTACTTTCACCACGTTCACGCGACTCGTTGTGCTGCGAAGTCTCCCCAACCTGAGAACGGGCATATGTCCGAGGATCATTGCTGCATGTCCTCCTATTATGCCCTTCTTGACCGCACCGACGACATTTCATCACGAAGGTTTGACGCAATGACTCACCTCCGTCAGCATGAAGACGAATCTTGGGCTCCTCACGTCTCAGGTCTGAAGCGGCGTCTACAGtgggaagataagagaggacaAAAGACATGATGTTTCTGTCACATCAATTGCTTTCGCCGTCTCGTCAACAGTACATGTAGCAGGTGATGCAGTGGCGGCCTTACAAAAGGGCGACTTTGCCCTTTCAAGCCCTGAGGGTGTTATGGTCCGAAAAAACACGgtatgtgattatatattttgttagatacaTGTGATgtgatttttaaatgttaggggcATCTGTTGTTACAGGGCAAAAAGTTAGGGCCCTTTTGTACAGTTCACTctacattttataaaatttttcaaataatatttttttcatattttaaaactCATGAGAATCATGATAATGGATGGATGGAGTAACGTTCACCTCCATTAATGGAGTATTGTTTTTCAACTTTAGACTTTTAGGCCGGAATGTTGATTCAAACCTTTGACCAgctcaacaaatataattaaagaaatcaACGACCTAACATGACAAAATTGGAACATATTTATTAAATGAAACTCGTCTCTTCATTGTACTTGGAGtattacataaaattaaatagacATTATTGATAAACATCAAAACACCAAAATATTACTATGAAAGTGCATTGCATCATTGGACAGGCAAAGGCCTTGTGAGTGTGGGCACAAGATAGAGCTGTTTAAGCCTCCTAGCAGTCAACCCAAACCCATCCTCCATGTTCAAATCCTGAGGCTTGATCCCACCCCCCAATTTCCAGTCGAAATGGTACAAAAACAGAGCAAGCGGAAACTCAACGTTGGCGAGCCCGAACGACATCCCGGGGCACATCCTCCGGCCACTCCCGAATGGCAGAAACTCAAAGTTATTCCCCTTGAAATCCACCAAATTGTCAAGAAACCTCTCGGGCTGAAAAGTGTTGGCATCTTTCCAGTAGTTGGGGTCTCTGTTGATGGCCCACCCGTTGCAAATCACACGGGAGTTCTCCGGTATCACGTACCCGTCCACCTCGGTCGTCTCGCGGCATTTCCTAGGCAGCATCAGCGGCAGGGCTGGGTGCATCCTCAGAGTCTCCTTCACCACCAGCTTAAGATACTTGCATTCCTGAATTCGCGACTCCTCTATGGTTCCCTCTTCGTCGAAAATCCTCCTCACCTCTTCCTGTGCCTTctccaggattcttggattttTTACGAGTTCGGCCATCGCCCATTCCACCGTTGTACCGGACGTCTCGCTCCCTCCAGCCAACATATcctaaacaaacaaacaaacagtTCAGATCAATCAGTTATCTCTTTACACCAATATGATGTGAGATATACCGACgagtcagtcatttttttttattcaactcAAATATACTACTAAATCAGTTAAATTTTAGCCAACAACAACCACTCTATATCATAATAGAAGTCCATGGATTCCAATTAGCTCATAAAAGTCATATAGTGAATATACACTATTATAAGTTAGAAATCAGTTCAAAGTAATTAGTTATCTCTTTACATTGATACGATGTAAATTATTTGTTTCATTAGTCAAATGCAAACACCTACATATCCTAAGCAAACAAAGAATCCAACTTTAAAACCATGAAATTTATATAATGATTTAGTTGGTTCGGACAAATTAGGCTAAAATCCTACATCAAAATGTACCAAATTTAAAGTTAAGATTATTATAAACGAAATTGTTCATAAACGTTATATAATGATTTCACTTTTCTCTTTGCACCGACAGTGATAAAGTATAAGTCAAAAGAACACTAACCACGATGACGGATTTGACATTGTCCTTGGTGAGAGAAAAGTCAAGCCCATCCTGATGATATTTGAGAAGAACATCAAGAATATCTTCATGATGTTCATCATTCTTTGCAATTCTATGCTGGTGGATGACTTCCTCAAGAATACTATCAATATCCTTGTGTATAACCAACACCCTCTTCTTCAGCCTGCTCATCCACTGGAACAATTTAACCGAAGGAAACACGTCGGCGATGTCAAACCCGGCCGACAGCTCCGCGAGCTCGTTGATCATCGGGTGCAGAGACTCCACCTGCTTCGTCGCATCCCCGAGCGCCGCTCTCGAGATCATACCAAACGTCGCCGCGTTGAactccttagagaagttcaccTCCGCCccggcgccggcgccggcgaattTTCTGGCGAGGCCGACGAAGACCTTCTCCCGGAGCCAGCGGAACGACTGGACGCGCTTCATGCTGAGGAGCTCGAGCGTCGTGATCTTGCGGAGCTGGCGCCAGTACTCGCCGTATGGGCCGAAGGTGATGCTGGTGCACCCGTAGCTGATGATCTCCGCCACGATGATCGGGGACCGCGAGGCGAAGTGGATGTCGTGGGTCTTCATCACCTGTCAGGGGCGGATGCAGAAATTTATTCTGGGCTAGAAATTATCCTATATTCTAATTTTGACAATAGGACTTTTGCATAATGattaacataaaataataaaaattcgatgatattatataaataaaaaaagtgaaatttttaattgattAGGGACTTAAGTCTCTTATTAATTCCATGTAGTTCCGCCACTGATTATACCTGCTTGGCGGCCTCGGGGGAGGAGATGACGGCGACAGAGACCTCGCCGAGCTGGAGGTGCATCACGGGGCCGAATTTTTGGGAGAGCTTGTGGAGAGCGCGGTGGGGGGCCTCGCCGctgatcatgttgtgcatgttTCCGAGCAACGGGATGCGACGCGGGCCCGGCGGGAGCTTGCCGTTTCTCTTTTTGGTGATGATTAGTGTGAGGAAGATGAGAGTTGGGATAAGGATTTGGAGGGATAAGAGTAGAGATGGGAACTCCATTGTGATTTGATGATGCAAGAGGTGTGTTGTTGATGCTCTATTTATATCAACAACATGATTAGTTGAATTTACaagtaatttaaatattatatctaTGATAGAGTTTGCTGTCCAATGGAATTgtctaatttggtcaaaatttgGATATTTTCATAAATTAATAGTTAGAGGCCAACCATACATTAAAATATcatgtactactactataaatgtCTTGTAGAGTTGACAAAATATGTACAATTTGATGACTAAAATGGCCACACACCTTCCACCTAGTTTCTCGTGCTATGAACAGACAAATCCTTTTAATAATCTGaagattttaattttgtgataaaatcatgataaatcaaaaatggatatatcattatactataaaattttgaatatgTATGCATTTCTTGAATCGTTTGAAAGTTTTTATATTAACAAGGCCACCAtcctaaatatttttatatgtatttGATTTTATCACTCAAATAATTGCTCTCGTGAAATTTAGGCATCAGGATGGGACCCATTTCGACTTACTCCCTAAACAATAGGTTATCAAATGGTTGAGACATAATCAACCAAATACATTTTGGTCAAGTGAATGAAAAGTAATCCATGAACTAGACGAAGCTTCCTGCTAAAAACACTATCCCACAAAAAAGTTCATTTTTGAAATGTTTAGAATGGGCCCAATTACTAACATATGTGATATGTGTATTCTAGAGCTAGTAAATCGTGC
This window contains:
- the LOC121757440 gene encoding salviol synthase-like: MEPLKVEPTDPLEVDPPVGPNGLINSQGVVDEDGMNPGVGIIEGINDVLTGAVVDMVEEMAAAVVAGVVAAILLDSVDISSKGVKVSKVLVSVKSKFLQRYPNFDQIRQFHWTANSIIDIIFKLLVNSTNHVVDINRASTTHLLHHQITMEFPSLLLSLQILIPTLIFLTLIITKKRNGKLPPGPRRIPLLGNMHNMISGEAPHRALHKLSQKFGPVMHLQLGEVSVAVISSPEAAKQVMKTHDIHFASRSPIIVAEIISYGCTSITFGPYGEYWRQLRKITTLELLSMKRVQSFRWLREKVFVGLARKFAGAGAGAEVNFSKEFNAATFGMISRAALGDATKQVESLHPMINELAELSAGFDIADVFPSVKLFQWMSRLKKRVLVIHKDIDSILEEVIHQHRIAKNDEHHEDILDVLLKYHQDGLDFSLTKDNVKSVIVDMLAGGSETSGTTVEWAMAELVKNPRILEKAQEEVRRIFDEEGTIEESRIQECKYLKLVVKETLRMHPALPLMLPRKCRETTEVDGYVIPENSRVICNGWAINRDPNYWKDANTFQPERFLDNLVDFKGNNFEFLPFGSGRRMCPGMSFGLANVEFPLALFLYHFDWKLGGGIKPQDLNMEDGFGLTARRLKQLYLVPTLTRPLPVQ